A region of the Silene latifolia isolate original U9 population chromosome 9, ASM4854445v1, whole genome shotgun sequence genome:
TGAAATATTCAGTGTCCCCTATCGATAGTTGAGGCAATTTCTTTCGGACCAAAGACACCTTAATGTGTATGAATATACTCCATATTAGGTAGTGAAAGAGAAGACTATACCTAACAAATTGGTCATTCGGTTCAGTTTCGGATCGGGTTTAAGCAGTTCGATTTAAATTGGATTTACCTTGTTTTTAGTTTAGTTTGATTTCGAACGAGTTCATTTCGGTGTGCTAGTTTAATCTATTTAAGCTATTTCGAGTTGGGTACGGTTTGGGTTGGGTCAATATCACTTCATCAGTTGAATTTTGGATCgtggttttttttttcatttttttgaaacAAAGACCAATTCATTGATAAAATGCTAAACGACACTTACAAAGAATATGTAAAATCGAAAACAATTCTAATAGAAACCAAAGTAAAAATTCCTCTTCTaaaactagggatctcaaaaaAACATGATATGACAATTCGACTCGTCCTTGTATCGctctcttcatgtagcttttaaGGGGACTGGATCGTGCTTTTCTTGATTAGCTTAAATGTACCGTATATTTTTTAACTTGAAGGTAATAATTCAAGATACCGTTAATAAacaaacaatgaattaaataatCTAAAATATGAGTGTATTTATACGAAATAAATATTTTTAATTCAGTTCAATCAGTTCAGTTTTTATCGGTTGAGGAATTATTCGGTTATTATAGAATTCAATTCAGTTTCAGTTCAATTCAAATTGAGTCGGGTTTGAAGTACTGTTCAGGATTCTCATATTAGATGTTCGATCGGTTATTAATTTAGATATTTCCGATTGATTTTTAGTTTCGGGTTTATTTTGTGAGCTCTAGAGAGGACAGGATTATTAACGTCTATGGAGTCAGGGAGATTAACCcaaatattttaaaataaatttGTCCAATTTGGTGTCTTTAATTTGGAGATAGGGAAAATTACTGGAAATCATTCAGGGTTGTTTGGTTCAACTCATAAAGGTatgaggtatgagtttggaatgagccaaacccataccaagtggttgtttggcaaaaataggggtttcatacccatacctcaaacccatgaggtatgggtttctcatacccaaggggGAAGGTGGGTATGtgattgatacccatgggtatcaagtattaaaaccaaaaaacatgaaaaaaactTAAATGGAACATtttaaatgaatttttttttttacatttatttgattaactcttcattttcatgattttttagtatcaaaaataattattatcaatgttgtattttagattttttttaacTTTGATGAAGTTCGATCCCATTCCACCCgaaattgaaacaaacacatggtatgaggaatcaagttccaaacccataccacccaggtatgattcctgattccaaactcatacccacgCGCGAACCAAACACCCCCAAAGTCTCTCCGTTCAAAACCAGTTGGAAATTGATAATCAATCGAATACCTGAGTGTGAAAGCTAATAATGATGGTGAAGCAATTAAAGTTGTCTCATACATTTCGATCTATAAAGCTCCATTGTAATCATAATCCTAATTCTGAAATCAAATCAACAGAGATATCATCGCCTTCAAGAAACCAAGAATGGTGTGTATATCTCATCGCTTCCACAAATCCCCCTTTCAAGACTTATGTTGGCGTCACAACTGATTTCTCTCGCCGGTATccctttcattttcattttcatttccatttccattttcattttcattttcattttcattttgtcTGGTGGCCAACGAGTCGGGCGTGTTAGAGTATAAAATAGATCTTGAGACTCTAACCATCggcttaagcttttgggcttttGGTTGAGAATTGAGATGGTTTGTTGACGGGGGCTAAGCGGCGTTCAGTGCGGTCGCTGCTGAACAATGATAATTTTCAATTCGTATTTTGTCTCATGTTTTCATATTAACTTGCAATGTGTCCAGCCTGAAACAGCACAACGGCGAGCTTCGAGGCGGTGCTAAAGCCTCTCGAGCTGGAAGACCATGGCTTTGCGCTTGCCTTGTACAAGGTTTCTCTACTCATAGTCTAGGTATTACACTGCTTCTAGACTCGCTGTTAACTAACTACTTAACTGAATGCTTCTACATTTACACTTACGTCTCATATTTCATTGCTGTCTATTTATCCATTTGTAGCTTGCCAGTTTGAATCCAAATGGAAAAACACCTCCAGAAAAATGCCTCGTAAACGAACTGTGGAGGAAGAGAAAGACAAGGTTCAACACTTATTGGTGCGTCATAGATATGCTGCTATGGAGAAATTGAAGGATTCATTTGATTTTGACAATTTACAAGTAGATTGGCAATTCAGTCCCTTTTGATCGATCATATTGAATATTATATTATAGATGATTAATACTATTTTTATGAAACAATGAGTTTTACTCCATACTTTTGATTCAAGTCATTTTCCTTTCTTTGTCTCCCCTAACCGTTGGTGGGAGGTGGTGGAGCCTTAGTTCTTAGTTTGGCCGAGCACTATCAAAAGAGAGTGAATGAGTATAGCCATATAGGATGTAATTTAGGTTTGTGGTGTCATGTATTCATGATGTAAACTTTGAATTGTCAATGCTGAATACTTCGTTTAATTCATTCGAGTACTATTTCGTAGTGACTTTTATGAGCATTCAACGTTTCTTTGTTGGTTTGATCCTGTGTGACCCCTACTCGACACAAGTGTCGTGTCTAACATGTGTCGAGTGTTGGATACGGCTATTTTGTGCAAATTTTCCAATTTCTAGCTCTAGAGTGAACTGTCAGTGCCGGACACGCAGCACGGCAGCCGAGTGAAGTATCGAAGAAACATAGGTTTGATCTTCTCAGTCTCCACTAGTCTTCTTATTTCAGTTGAGTATTGTTAATAATCACTAGTGTCTAGTCTTTCTTATTAAGTTGCTGCTGGCAAGAAGTTCGGCAGTAAGCTAATTTAAGGGGACTTGTTTCTACTgtatcagttttttttttttttttgtaggaatCAGTTTTAAGCAACATTGCCATACATTTGAGGATCGTGACCTGCTTGTCAAGCATCCTTGGATTTCATAACTTTTGGATTTCATTGTCTTTTAAGTTTCAGTCTATATTTTATGCGGTATCACAAATTCTACCTGTCACAAGAGAGACTTATTGTATGCGGTATAGTTAGGACTTTCTTGTACATTAATGATTTTTAAGCAAACCCGTGCACCATTTCTCTTCACCGAAGTTCTCATGTAAATTCCAATTACAAACATGGTTAAAATAATACTATTTGTGTGAAACAAGATTAGTACCTTAAGGTACCTTGGAGGTCGTAACTACCCTACTATACTTCGTGATCCACCCTTAAATGCAACGGTTTGAGCCACTGGTTGTAAATGCGTAATTTAATAAACAAcgctaaattacttataataatttAGCGCTTGACAATGAATTATATAATTATCAAATTTAAACACAGGAATTAACAAGGATACTTATATATCAAGAAGATTCCAATAACACAACATCAATTAGAGTCTTCACAAGAGTACTTATGAATGCTAAATTACAAACTAAAAGATAGATGGTTGATTACGTCCATGATCGGATGGGCTCGCCGTGCTACTTTCTACTGCTAATGATAATGCTAATCTACGCTACGCCTAAAGAGACTAATCTAAAGATAGACTAAGTtgtagtttttgttgttgtttgcttGAATGAAGTGCCTCCTTATATAGGCATCACTCGGTCCTTGGAAACTACTCTTTAGTGGGAGGCGGCTGATAAACCGTCGAGTCTTCTTGAAGCTTTATATGGGCGCTTATCATGCCCCTTAGCCAGTGTTCCTCAATTTAGACTTCTTAGACTCCGTTCCTCTTCAATCTTGGATCAACATAATTTAGGCCCAATAACTTTATTCTTTAGATTTCAGACCCACATAcccttaaaataataaatttagtatCTTAACTAAATTAGGTGCCAACAAATACCACCTCAGTGTGCGAAGGTTTTAATTCCAAAGGAAACCTTCGGACGCTGAAAACTTTTCAGGCTATGCGCCTTATCATAGGTTATTATGCCAAAAATCTCAGTGCTTTATCCACTGATACCATGCTCTACAAACTCCAGAGCAAATCACCAGATTCTTCCATCCTAATTTAGGAAAAATCTCCAGAATCATCATAGACTCACCGGAACCTAGCATGAATAATGGATTTGACCCCTCATCATTTTGGCAAGGCCTTGGACTATCCCTTCCAAGCAGTTCTCTTGCACGCTTTCTTGAAGGATTTTCCATAATTTTATCAGTTAATACtgggaaagagaaagaaaaatgaATCTCTCACCTAGAAAGTATCATACTTATAATACTCTGGAAAACTCATCTGTTTATAACGTTTGAAATGTGAACAACTGCTCCACTTATTCACATCCCGTTTTTCTCGATTCCTTCGAGTAATTCGTTTTCCGAAAAACCTTTGGAACAATAAATACCTTTCAATCATTACATTAAATGAAGGAATATATTTCATAGACGCATTTATTTCGTCTAGGTTTTATATTAATTAATGAtggtgagcgagtcgttgttcactctatcaaacacatttataatctcaacaaacaactagttagtggttaagtcgaggtcgattcaCTGGACGGtttgctttgggttctaagtcaatctatctcaatttgtgctagtgtcacaattgatttgggtttgtagctgtgttctaaactaatgaaagctgataccgtcgtttagtaccaaaaataaatacctaagtactacccacagaagtcagcggtaagtagggtcgatctccacagggaggcggtcactatctacttgtcaattctagtctgtctacggtcacagttgggggtttttAAGTGATTTCTAACTGAAagtgattaaggcaagagaagtaAGGAAAAGAGCAATAAAAGTAAAGAGGATTAAagatgtgatcagataaagagaagtatgtcaggattttggttcaccatggcagttcactaactcattcataaatagttcagacgatctactgtgagaagggcaagggaaaagtccttccggtccgctatccaccctagattacaactaacttaacttccgtcctcattagggtagtctactgttcatagcaggtctgttcattacaatcttccgatctaggagcgaatttaaccagattaaagtggtttagaagcgtgcactcaactaaacaaattacagttatattgctatggtcacagattctcacaattaatcatctagtctattcacaacatcgtcacattactaccatggctcccctaatcctaacataaaaggatttagctactcatgcttttgaaattaataacaataacaataatcatgaaTATGCTAAGGGAAGACATAGTAAAGAGATTATAAGGAAGAAGCATATACTGATAATGATAAAAATAAAgtaagaattaaagaacaaggaaTTAAAATAGAGAAACAAATATTATATTGAAGTTAAGagtaaagaaatattataagagaGCGAATCCGGCAATAAGAACAAGGTAGCAGCAGAGATTAAGACAGAAAacagtgattaagagtaaaacaATATGATAAGGTGTTTttaacctaatcccgacttcctttatatagggaagtgattattaacataaaataaacctaacacggaataaaaatcccgagtatataggttagtcactcgatcgagcactttggaactcctcgatcgagtaaatcctagaaaaacctctcgatcgagtacaaaaagtactcgatcgaacacttatcaaaaaggtATTACTCCATCGAagacttaaactactcgatcgaacactattctactcgatcaagtggtttccagcgcataattccttcttcgcacactgaacttcaaacgattgccatttcttcgttacttgggcaaatagagcgtttccggtggctttggaaagctaagaggacaagctttcatctacaATCACCTGagaatcagttgtagaactcgagatatggctcttcaaagtaggcactagtaatttgaagctcttcctttgctcgcctagctatcttacttctttgcgcatcacaattattagtttccaagctccgactcaactcatctcctaaatgcatgcatagggacatgttttaggcttgattatactCCTCTCCggctcatacctgcaaataatacaagacaaaccaaagtatactattcgggggacatttgtagctaaacactactaaatatgcattggaatgcgtgcaaatgaagtacaaaatacctatataaaatgcacgcatctaatctccccaaaccaaaactttgcttgtccccaagcaaactatatgcaactaactaatggaacatAAAAGAAAATTCAGAGCTAGCtaaaaattgtccacttaaaccaatttaatgcagcaaactaacactcatagcgaaacagtcaaatgcaaacgagttatcggatgtctataataaagctgaaccgtcgaccttgcaagacctttgataatggactctcacgggtcactcttctctcatgaagcaaagagtaagcatatgaatgtaagagagaaagaaatatagtcgctcacctaaactacgacccacataaacatgcatgcaactaatatgatagacaattctaactaccgtacatacattccaaccaaacaaggtctgtcacagccgagggcttacaaaagtatggtaaagtgagATAGTggataagaaaaggcaaaacatttttggaaatgtgagggtataggcggccaagctagtacctgaacagaaccaaatggaacatatccatttttaatccatcaaaattaagcacaacgCCCATTTTTGGCattcaaactcaccaaaccgaaccgaacatactcctcaatagatataaataaagcataggagtgaaaccgtcaacaatccaacatctttttttttttctttttattcttttctcggtttcttttttttcttttgattcacgttttttttttcatttttcaatttttttttttttttcatatatgtCATCCTCCTTCCTCCATAAATTATCAACTCCCAATAATGAAACACGGACCAAACTTGGCACACAATAAACTATATACCGCAAAACGTACACTAACTAGatctggatgtagttaagggtcaaagaggcaaatttggctaatgtggagttaaatgggtaaaaatgaaagaaaagggaaatgtaagcgcctccctgcatgtgacaccaaccactaacccgaatgtatgtaggcaaaaagcaattgaatttcatatacgtgcaaattaatgaacatgttatgcaaggagtaactactcacaatcctacatgaaactggtcataaatgacaccagtttattgaGCTCTAAAACTTGgaatttataagtagtttgccaaaatttcaggccaagtctattcgttcagctaaattttaacataaattcGTAGATATGCAGAAGACAAAGCTAAAGATATCAATTTATGCAACGCTTAAGTAAAATCAGTaaatgtagtgcaatttcatcattgaaatccactgttccgactcaacctatatgcaaaagtaaacgtgaaattttttgaattt
Encoded here:
- the LOC141599935 gene encoding structure-specific endonuclease subunit SLX1 encodes the protein MMVKQLKLSHTFRSIKLHCNHNPNSEIKSTEISSPSRNQEWCVYLIASTNPPFKTYVGVTTDFSRRLKQHNGELRGGAKASRAGRPWLCACLVQGFSTHSLACQFESKWKNTSRKMPRKRTVEEEKDKVQHLLVRHRYAAMEKLKDSFDFDNLQVDWQFSPF